TGTCTTGAGTAATTTCCTAGACCAATCCTTTCAGGCAATGGATCAAGATCGCGTCGTAAAGGGAAACTGTGACCTCTGCCGTTCGACAGAAGCCTGTGTTGTTGCAGAACCATCGGATCTGAATTGCCGAATTGTCATATGCATCCATTGTCAATTGATGTACGCGTTTCCACAAATTGAACAGGAGGATCTGGATAGGTTCTATGAGAGAAGCTTTGCCAACGACCCCGGTAGCCGCAGTAGGCCTGGGGAAGGAATCGAAGATGAAGATGACATTCAAAAACAGGATGCCGTCGCAGAGTGGGGATTGGACATTATCAACCGTTTCATTCAGGTTAAAGACAAACGGATTCTAGATCTGAGATGCCAAACCGGTGCACTCTCGGCAAGGCTCCGGGCCGGGGGAGCGAAAGTATTCTGCGTAGAGCCGTTCGAAAAAAATAGATTACACGCTAGCAAGCGACGCGGATTATCCGAAATCTTTCCTTTGCCATTTTCCCGGTTCTCCCAGTTACCAATTCCCTTTCAGGGACCCTTCGATGCAGTTAATGTCCTGACCCATCATGTTCTGGCCCACGTCCTGTCCCCCCGCATACTCTTGGAAAAAATTTTCAGGATACTCACGCCAGGTGGATATCTTTTTCTTGACGAAAAGGATGTGCTGAAGCCGGCCCGATACAAAACAGGATCGGTGTTTCAGTCTGGTCCCGTCCATCAATATCATCTCACCGCACAGAC
Above is a window of Candidatus Nitrospira neomarina DNA encoding:
- a CDS encoding class I SAM-dependent methyltransferase, producing MSNFLDQSFQAMDQDRVVKGNCDLCRSTEACVVAEPSDLNCRIVICIHCQLMYAFPQIEQEDLDRFYERSFANDPGSRSRPGEGIEDEDDIQKQDAVAEWGLDIINRFIQVKDKRILDLRCQTGALSARLRAGGAKVFCVEPFEKNRLHASKRRGLSEIFPLPFSRFSQLPIPFQGPFDAVNVLTHHVLAHVLSPRILLEKIFRILTPGGYLFLDEKDVLKPARYKTGSVFQSGPVHQYHLTAQTTAQYLKAAGFVLIECTIDKGRTSDFHHIRAVAQKPDPQNLSGVPPQTIRYDSSLEGIRRRLWWLKQTWTLRQISFLGKRKTHKLLRRIRRRIAST